Proteins from a single region of Mycoplasma leachii PG50:
- a CDS encoding S8 family peptidase, with amino-acid sequence MNNLIILKGNFEPGKNTRKSSGPEIPKTSTIRIEHLEKILNELIKASSFWEKQKIDINPIINVKYKRIISKSKRISYLLLKKLQKNNEHIIGSSFLDESIEKKLVKKQVITYYLTQKDLQEAIKRLDAIINILNKSNFNQIDNNLIKLIDNEECLPIKKEIQRHEFLNKTVFISTLVDLNYVEEIFVKTNHSDKNVDSVVTLYDIGIKAVDLLNKLGINVNMSNFIDDHTLFLDRDQYDELKTRAPFLISMSVEELTKFVIDDKEEKTTISDIISIPDPTDQPIVGVIDTMFCEDVYFSKWVDFRKEISDDILLDSKDYEHGTQVSSIIVDGPSFNKKLEDGCGRFRVRHFGVMPHSSANASTLFKKIKSIVTNNLDIKVWNLSLGSIYSVNSNYISLLGSLLDQLQYENDVIFIVAGTNDRECKQRILGSPADSINSIVVNSVDFKNKPANYSRKGPVLTYFNKPDISYYGGVDNNKITVCGCYGEAKVQGTSFAAPWITRKVAYLIYKMNYNKEEAKALIIDSAIKFDRQENHNRDLIGYGVVPIHINEILQSKNSDIKVLLSYNTKAYYTYNYNLPIPTENSKFPFIAKLTFVYFAESQRRQGVDYTQDELDIQFGPIKSQSESIKDINENNQSSSSSNTYIYEDEARKMFAKWNTVKSIVKWSKTLKGNKRHFIKTTNSRWGIRVIRKTRTDNINNKSIKFSLVITFRSIDNKNRVEEFISLCNKSDYWVASKVQINNKIDIHTKSNEYLDFE; translated from the coding sequence ATGAATAATCTTATTATATTAAAAGGGAATTTTGAGCCAGGTAAAAATACTAGAAAATCTAGTGGTCCTGAAATACCAAAAACATCTACTATAAGAATAGAACATCTTGAAAAAATACTTAATGAATTAATAAAAGCATCTAGTTTTTGGGAAAAACAAAAAATAGATATTAATCCAATAATAAATGTTAAATATAAAAGAATTATTTCTAAAAGTAAAAGAATAAGTTATTTATTATTAAAAAAATTACAAAAAAATAATGAACATATTATAGGTTCAAGTTTTTTAGATGAATCAATTGAAAAAAAGTTAGTTAAAAAACAAGTTATTACTTATTATTTGACACAAAAAGATTTGCAAGAAGCAATAAAGAGATTAGATGCAATAATCAATATTTTAAATAAAAGTAATTTTAATCAAATTGATAATAATTTAATTAAACTAATTGATAATGAAGAATGTTTACCCATAAAAAAAGAAATTCAAAGACATGAATTTCTTAACAAAACGGTTTTTATATCAACTTTAGTGGATCTTAACTATGTAGAAGAAATTTTTGTAAAAACTAACCATAGTGATAAGAATGTTGATAGTGTAGTAACTTTATATGATATAGGTATAAAAGCTGTTGATTTGCTAAATAAACTCGGCATTAATGTTAATATGTCAAATTTTATTGATGATCACACTTTGTTTTTAGATAGAGATCAGTATGATGAATTAAAAACTAGAGCACCTTTTTTAATATCTATGTCAGTTGAAGAACTTACTAAATTTGTAATAGATGATAAAGAAGAAAAAACAACAATAAGTGATATTATTTCTATACCAGATCCAACTGATCAACCAATAGTTGGCGTTATTGATACAATGTTTTGTGAAGATGTTTATTTTTCTAAATGAGTAGATTTTAGAAAAGAAATTTCTGATGATATTTTATTAGATTCTAAAGACTACGAGCATGGCACTCAAGTTAGTTCTATTATTGTTGATGGCCCATCTTTTAATAAGAAATTAGAAGATGGATGTGGAAGGTTTAGAGTTAGACATTTTGGTGTTATGCCACATTCTAGTGCAAATGCCTCAACTCTATTTAAAAAAATAAAATCAATTGTTACTAATAACTTGGATATAAAAGTTTGAAATTTATCACTAGGTTCAATTTATTCAGTTAATTCTAATTATATTTCATTATTAGGTTCTCTACTTGATCAATTACAGTATGAAAATGATGTTATTTTTATTGTTGCAGGTACTAATGATAGAGAATGTAAACAAAGAATATTAGGTTCACCTGCTGATTCAATAAATTCAATTGTAGTTAATTCAGTAGATTTTAAAAATAAACCAGCAAATTATTCTCGCAAAGGGCCTGTATTAACATATTTTAATAAACCTGATATTAGTTATTATGGTGGAGTTGATAATAATAAAATTACTGTATGTGGTTGTTATGGAGAAGCAAAAGTTCAAGGTACTTCATTTGCTGCCCCATGAATTACTAGAAAAGTAGCTTATTTGATTTATAAAATGAATTACAACAAGGAAGAAGCAAAAGCATTAATAATTGACTCAGCAATCAAATTTGATAGACAAGAAAATCATAATAGAGATCTTATTGGATATGGTGTAGTTCCTATACATATTAATGAAATACTACAATCAAAAAATAGTGATATAAAAGTTTTGTTATCATATAATACAAAAGCTTATTATACATATAATTACAACTTACCAATTCCAACTGAAAATAGTAAATTTCCTTTTATTGCAAAACTTACTTTTGTTTATTTTGCTGAATCACAAAGAAGACAAGGTGTTGACTATACACAAGATGAATTAGATATTCAATTTGGACCAATAAAAAGTCAGTCTGAATCTATAAAAGATATAAATGAGAACAATCAATCTAGTTCTAGTTCAAATACTTATATTTATGAAGATGAAGCTAGAAAAATGTTTGCAAAATGAAACACTGTTAAATCTATAGTCAAATGATCTAAAACTCTTAAGGGTAATAAAAGACATTTTATAAAAACAACAAATAGTAGATGAGGTATTAGAGTAATTAGAAAAACTAGAACTGATAACATAAATAATAAATCAATAAAATTTAGTTTAGTTATAACTTTTAGATCAATTGATAATAAAAACAGAGTTGAAGAATTTATTAGTTTGTGTAATAAAAGCGATTATTGAGTTGCAAGCAAAGTTCAAATTAATAATAAAATTGATATTCATACAAAATCAAATGAATATTTAGATTTTGAATAG
- a CDS encoding MFS transporter, protein MTKTTKPNPFTNFINKTFKTFDKRHLFVIMLLAVSDTLVFIFPSYLRNVMSSEVISLYLGVKTEHLSQASAIYGYISLAIYFFGSILGDKLSVKWLTIIGLATFGVSGAWYGSIGLTAGGALVSSVNGPILNETGVQSRFIQLCIIYSIWAFAKIIFWAPLWKLLSQQGKPEQNGILNGIHGSFNGFAGTVLVSIGYILFFILTPLFAGKNISTPSVWNFSIMIYMFCGLIALTVILLIFTVKEGKSEKEENASFNIKDVFGILKNAKIWLVSLVVMGVYMYQMGLSILVSYLEVSLQVAAVAVFVGGLLRTYLFRFIFSAPAGKIADKTGKYVKFLMTGILIGTFLVTTVLLLPGFKVGWIIEKAPKWYLWTVRIIVYTFFLCLGALCWGLVTNRWATLFEIGIDRKHYASAVGIISVVAFTPDAWFQQLQAVLIAKYKVADPLIKGGYNNQFAYQILMIVIVIISLVGFTAGALLIYLNNKDKKLAQIQAQVKQIKK, encoded by the coding sequence ATGACAAAAACAACAAAGCCAAACCCTTTCACAAATTTTATAAATAAAACTTTTAAAACTTTTGATAAAAGACATTTATTTGTTATTATGCTACTAGCAGTTTCAGATACTTTAGTGTTTATTTTCCCTTCTTATTTAAGAAATGTTATGAGTTCTGAAGTAATAAGTTTATATTTGGGAGTAAAAACTGAACATTTATCTCAAGCTAGTGCAATTTATGGTTATATTTCTTTAGCAATTTATTTTTTTGGATCAATATTAGGAGATAAACTTAGTGTTAAGTGATTAACTATTATAGGTCTTGCAACATTTGGAGTTTCTGGAGCTTGATATGGATCAATTGGTTTAACTGCTGGTGGAGCTTTAGTTTCTAGTGTTAATGGACCAATTCTAAATGAAACTGGAGTTCAATCTCGTTTTATTCAACTATGTATAATCTATTCAATTTGAGCTTTTGCTAAAATAATTTTTTGAGCTCCATTATGAAAATTATTATCTCAACAAGGTAAACCAGAGCAAAACGGTATTTTAAATGGAATACATGGTAGTTTTAATGGATTTGCAGGAACAGTTTTAGTTTCAATTGGATATATTTTATTTTTTATATTAACTCCTTTATTTGCTGGGAAAAACATTTCAACTCCTAGTGTATGAAACTTTTCAATTATGATTTATATGTTTTGTGGATTAATAGCACTAACTGTTATTTTATTAATATTTACAGTTAAAGAAGGTAAATCAGAAAAAGAAGAAAATGCTTCATTTAACATAAAAGATGTATTTGGAATATTAAAAAATGCAAAAATTTGATTAGTTTCACTTGTTGTTATGGGTGTTTATATGTATCAAATGGGGTTAAGCATTTTAGTATCTTATTTAGAAGTATCGCTTCAAGTTGCTGCAGTTGCTGTATTTGTTGGTGGATTATTAAGAACTTATTTATTTAGATTTATTTTCTCAGCTCCTGCTGGTAAAATAGCTGATAAAACCGGTAAATATGTTAAATTCTTAATGACTGGTATTTTGATAGGAACTTTTTTAGTAACAACAGTTCTACTACTACCTGGATTCAAAGTTGGTTGAATAATAGAAAAAGCTCCTAAATGATATTTATGAACAGTGAGAATAATTGTTTATACATTCTTTTTATGTTTAGGTGCTTTATGTTGAGGTTTAGTAACTAATCGTTGAGCTACTTTATTTGAAATTGGAATCGATAGAAAACATTATGCTTCAGCTGTTGGAATTATTAGTGTTGTAGCCTTTACTCCAGATGCTTGATTTCAACAATTACAAGCAGTTTTAATTGCTAAATATAAAGTTGCTGATCCTTTAATAAAAGGTGGTTATAACAATCAATTTGCCTATCAAATTTTAATGATAGTGATTGTTATTATCAGTTTAGTTGGATTTACCGCTGGTGCTTTATTAATCTATTTAAATAATAAAGATAAGAAACTTGCTCAAATCCAAGCTCAAGTTAAACAAATCAAAAAATAA
- a CDS encoding MFS transporter, whose product MVKNKISKFVKENFVLFILALADVAIMAIPFYMDNFIPNMNLNFKLNQADYSQAGAVYGFVAIPCYLLGSYLGDKFRAKSLVVIGILITGSLGVWYVLVPVIPIIAGNNSATLTGGLLIATKVQLYFIFGGFAFATCALFWAPLWKLVKNQNTEGLPEELKEKQVGKNNGMQGALNGLIGLTIALFGTLLLSLQNSEKLGKIGGEHGISIAFLILISVYAALIIISAILAIFFIKEPKVEEPLSFSVKAMVNVLKQKNIYLLSILVLGVYMLQMGLSSYVNYMRNIFYVPAVAVMIIGIFRTYVMRFMISGWFGRFADKQKSYIPLIIIGLFIGMVLITIGIVLPGFAKDYPNEELIKKTSGIILQVAACFNLILMGAVTWAVVTIRWSPIGTDLNIQNDSYAAAVNIVSVIAFTPDAFFKQIRSAIESKHHMQIDGVQVADKLGNQLILLVVVIFGFIGFLAGVALHFSLKADKKKMMLLNK is encoded by the coding sequence TTGGTTAAAAATAAAATATCTAAATTTGTTAAAGAAAATTTTGTTTTATTCATTTTAGCACTAGCTGATGTTGCTATTATGGCTATTCCGTTTTATATGGATAATTTTATTCCTAACATGAACTTAAATTTTAAATTAAATCAAGCCGACTATTCACAAGCAGGTGCTGTTTATGGTTTTGTTGCTATACCTTGTTATTTATTAGGATCATATCTAGGTGATAAGTTTAGAGCAAAATCATTAGTAGTTATTGGTATTTTAATTACTGGATCACTTGGAGTTTGATATGTTTTAGTACCAGTTATTCCAATTATTGCTGGTAATAATAGTGCAACTCTTACTGGTGGTTTATTAATTGCTACAAAAGTGCAACTATATTTTATTTTTGGTGGATTTGCTTTTGCTACTTGTGCATTATTTTGAGCACCATTGTGAAAACTTGTTAAAAATCAAAATACTGAAGGTTTGCCTGAAGAATTAAAAGAAAAACAAGTTGGTAAAAATAATGGTATGCAAGGAGCATTAAATGGTCTTATTGGACTTACAATTGCTTTATTTGGTACTTTATTGTTATCTCTTCAAAATTCAGAAAAACTAGGAAAAATTGGTGGGGAACATGGAATTAGTATTGCATTTCTTATTTTAATTTCAGTTTATGCTGCATTAATTATAATTTCTGCAATTCTTGCTATCTTTTTTATTAAAGAACCTAAAGTTGAAGAGCCATTATCATTTTCAGTTAAAGCAATGGTTAATGTTTTAAAGCAAAAAAACATTTACTTATTATCTATTTTAGTTTTAGGTGTATATATGCTACAAATGGGTCTATCTTCATATGTTAACTATATGAGAAATATATTTTATGTTCCTGCAGTAGCTGTTATGATTATTGGGATTTTTAGAACCTATGTAATGCGTTTTATGATTTCTGGTTGATTTGGTAGATTTGCAGATAAACAAAAATCATATATTCCACTAATTATTATTGGACTATTTATTGGTATGGTTCTAATTACTATTGGTATTGTTTTACCTGGATTTGCTAAAGATTATCCAAATGAAGAATTAATTAAAAAAACATCTGGAATTATTTTACAAGTTGCAGCTTGCTTTAACTTAATTTTAATGGGAGCTGTTACTTGAGCTGTTGTTACAATTAGATGATCTCCAATTGGAACTGATTTAAATATTCAAAATGATAGTTATGCAGCTGCTGTAAATATTGTTAGTGTTATTGCTTTTACTCCAGATGCATTCTTTAAACAAATAAGATCAGCGATTGAATCAAAACATCATATGCAAATAGATGGAGTTCAAGTTGCAGATAAACTAGGAAACCAATTAATTCTACTAGTTGTTGTTATTTTTGGATTTATTGGATTTTTAGCTGGAGTTGCTTTACACTTTTCACTAAAAGCTGATAAGAAAAAAATGATGTTATTAAATAAATAA
- a CDS encoding glycerophosphodiester phosphodiesterase, with translation MILVAHRGFRGLYGENREYDFKNALTICKAVEFDIRLTKDDKIIIFHDHNFKRIGNLNRGVKTLTYDEITKIPYFVENPLATPILFEVFMDKYFDQYEMINVEIKPDHYIEEELDTIFNAIKKYCNKGVEIIVSSFSPVVLKEILKRKENYYKSGYLFEKMSQFDVQLGKKFDFLHPPITLLKKQSNCELFKKLNIPLNVWTFKKMSDVETIHKMYKDLINGYISDYPDLYPKTN, from the coding sequence ATGATCTTAGTAGCACACCGTGGTTTTAGAGGTCTTTATGGAGAAAACCGTGAATATGACTTTAAAAATGCACTAACAATTTGTAAAGCTGTTGAATTTGACATTAGATTAACAAAAGATGACAAAATTATTATTTTCCATGATCATAATTTTAAAAGAATTGGAAATTTAAATAGAGGTGTTAAAACCCTAACTTATGATGAAATTACAAAAATTCCTTATTTTGTAGAAAATCCATTGGCAACTCCTATTCTATTTGAAGTATTTATGGATAAATATTTTGACCAATATGAAATGATTAATGTTGAAATCAAACCAGATCATTACATTGAAGAAGAATTAGATACAATTTTTAATGCAATTAAAAAATACTGTAATAAAGGTGTTGAAATAATAGTTTCTTCATTTAGTCCAGTTGTATTAAAAGAAATTTTAAAAAGAAAAGAAAATTACTACAAATCAGGATATTTATTTGAGAAAATGTCTCAATTTGATGTTCAATTAGGTAAAAAATTTGATTTTTTACACCCTCCAATTACTTTATTAAAAAAACAATCTAATTGTGAATTATTTAAAAAATTAAATATTCCTTTAAATGTTTGAACATTTAAAAAAATGTCTGATGTAGAAACTATACATAAAATGTATAAAGATTTAATCAATGGTTATATTTCAGATTATCCTGACTTATATCCAAAAACTAACTAA
- the rpmE gene encoding 50S ribosomal protein L31 has translation MPKIDIQPKYFDQAKFICTTCTNEWVCGTSKGEEVRVDVCSNCHPFYTGAQTYANVAGRVEQFKSKFAKRDTIKAEAQKQSAAQKAKNQENK, from the coding sequence ATGCCAAAAATTGATATTCAACCAAAGTATTTTGACCAAGCAAAATTTATTTGTACAACTTGTACAAATGAATGAGTTTGTGGAACTTCTAAAGGTGAAGAAGTAAGAGTTGATGTATGTTCAAATTGTCATCCTTTCTACACTGGAGCTCAAACTTATGCTAATGTAGCTGGACGTGTTGAACAGTTTAAATCAAAATTTGCTAAAAGAGATACAATTAAAGCAGAAGCTCAAAAGCAATCTGCAGCTCAAAAAGCAAAAAACCAAGAAAACAAATAA
- a CDS encoding DHH family phosphoesterase, whose product MLDQKKSKLLLDKINQYQNIIIAKHKQPDWDAQGSAIGLANIINDNFKNKTTYVVGSRISDDNSFFIDETDLNDEFVKNSLIITVDTATKKRIDFNRFDLSSDSFKIDHHINVEDYCNNDLIDDSSISNTQVISLWALENNLFISPTAAYNLYLGLLTDSNRFLYDKTNQTTFYVASKLLEAGANLKKANDFLYVSDLKLRQWMMYSFSKMKLTNTGIAYIVLLDEDLKGWDLSYEETKLALSVMSGIKEIKIWFTIIQVEDILKVSLRSRDFSIDKIANKYNGGGHKLASGAEISSLDQINDLINDLEQLIKGEV is encoded by the coding sequence ATGTTAGATCAAAAAAAATCAAAACTATTATTAGATAAAATTAATCAATATCAAAATATTATTATTGCAAAACATAAACAACCAGATTGAGATGCTCAAGGTAGTGCAATTGGATTAGCAAACATTATTAATGATAATTTTAAAAATAAAACTACTTATGTAGTTGGGTCTAGAATTAGTGATGATAATAGTTTTTTTATTGATGAAACTGATTTAAATGATGAATTTGTTAAAAATAGTTTAATTATTACAGTTGATACAGCTACAAAAAAAAGAATAGATTTTAATAGATTTGATTTAAGTTCTGATAGTTTTAAAATTGATCATCATATAAATGTTGAAGATTATTGTAATAATGATTTAATAGATGATAGTAGTATTTCAAATACTCAAGTTATTAGTTTATGGGCTTTAGAAAATAATTTATTTATTTCACCAACTGCTGCTTATAATTTATATTTAGGTTTATTAACTGATTCAAATAGATTTTTATATGATAAAACTAATCAAACAACTTTTTATGTTGCATCTAAGCTATTAGAAGCTGGGGCTAATTTAAAAAAAGCAAATGACTTTTTATATGTATCAGATCTAAAATTAAGACAATGAATGATGTATAGTTTTTCAAAAATGAAATTAACTAATACTGGTATTGCTTATATTGTTTTATTAGATGAAGATTTAAAAGGTTGAGATTTGAGTTATGAAGAAACTAAATTAGCACTTTCAGTTATGAGTGGAATTAAAGAAATTAAAATTTGATTTACAATTATACAAGTAGAAGATATTTTAAAAGTTTCATTAAGAAGTAGAGATTTTAGTATTGATAAAATTGCAAATAAATATAATGGTGGAGGTCATAAATTAGCTAGTGGAGCTGAAATTAGTTCATTAGATCAAATTAATGATTTAATTAATGACTTAGAACAACTAATTAAAGGAGAAGTGTAG
- a CDS encoding thymidine kinase gives MIELDINEIEAYNSNKMGWIELITGCMFAGKTEEFIRRLKVLSYAKKRVLAFKPSIDNRYSVENIISHSGSKLDSYLVKSSDEIKQIVEKENQIQQVDVIGIDEVQFFDENVVDIVEQLADNGIIVIVNGLDKDFRGLPFKNVDKLLVKAEFVTKLRARCHLCGSFANRSQRIVNGQPALWNSPLILVDGKESYEARCRKCFIAPKKDV, from the coding sequence ATGATAGAATTAGATATTAATGAAATAGAAGCATATAATTCTAATAAAATGGGTTGAATTGAACTAATTACAGGTTGTATGTTTGCTGGAAAAACTGAAGAATTTATAAGACGATTAAAAGTATTAAGTTATGCTAAAAAAAGAGTATTGGCTTTTAAACCAAGTATTGATAATAGATATTCAGTTGAAAATATAATTTCACATTCAGGAAGTAAACTAGATTCATATTTAGTAAAATCAAGTGATGAAATTAAACAAATAGTTGAAAAAGAAAATCAAATCCAACAAGTTGATGTTATAGGAATTGATGAAGTACAATTTTTTGATGAAAACGTTGTTGATATAGTTGAACAACTAGCAGATAATGGAATAATTGTGATTGTTAATGGATTAGATAAAGACTTTAGAGGACTACCATTTAAAAATGTAGATAAGTTATTAGTAAAAGCAGAATTTGTAACTAAACTAAGAGCTAGATGTCATTTATGTGGATCTTTTGCTAATAGATCTCAAAGAATTGTTAATGGGCAACCCGCTTTATGAAATTCTCCTTTAATTCTAGTTGATGGTAAAGAAAGTTATGAAGCAAGATGTAGAAAATGTTTTATAGCTCCTAAAAAGGATGTGTAA
- the prfA gene encoding peptide chain release factor 1, whose product MNAKTYEALETMQKRLFQIQKDLEDENILKDIKKFTELNKEKANLEEVVEKFVEYKKAVDHIKDAKAILENEKDTELIELAKIELDENNDKVEHLQQVIEEMLLPKDPNDEKNVIVEIRGAAGGDEANIFAGDLLRMYKLYAETQNWKINILEASLGEAGGYSQVVFMIKGDRVYSKLKFESGAHRVQRVPKTEAKGRIQTSTATVAVLPEMSEVEIEIRSNDLRIDTYRASGAGGQHVNTTDSAVRITHLPTGIVVTSQDGRSQHDNKDIAMTMLRAKVYEAEVEKQQAQADATRKNAVGTGARSEKIRTYNYPQNRVTDHRIGLTLNKLDQVMEGNIDEFIIALINEEQRQKVAEQLKNNE is encoded by the coding sequence ATGAATGCTAAAACATATGAAGCACTAGAAACAATGCAAAAAAGATTGTTTCAAATTCAAAAAGATTTAGAAGATGAAAATATTTTAAAAGATATTAAAAAGTTTACTGAACTAAATAAAGAAAAAGCTAATTTAGAAGAAGTTGTTGAAAAATTTGTTGAATATAAAAAAGCAGTTGATCATATAAAAGATGCAAAAGCTATTTTAGAAAATGAAAAAGATACTGAACTTATTGAATTAGCAAAAATTGAATTGGATGAAAATAACGATAAGGTTGAACATTTACAACAAGTGATTGAAGAAATGTTGTTACCAAAAGATCCAAATGATGAAAAAAATGTTATTGTTGAAATCAGAGGTGCTGCTGGTGGAGATGAAGCTAATATTTTTGCTGGTGATCTTTTAAGAATGTATAAACTTTATGCTGAAACTCAAAATTGAAAAATAAATATTTTAGAAGCATCTTTAGGTGAAGCTGGTGGTTATAGTCAAGTTGTGTTTATGATCAAGGGTGACAGAGTTTATTCTAAATTGAAATTTGAATCAGGTGCTCATCGTGTTCAACGTGTTCCAAAAACTGAAGCTAAAGGAAGAATTCAAACTTCAACAGCAACTGTTGCAGTTTTACCTGAAATGAGTGAAGTTGAAATTGAAATTAGATCAAATGATCTAAGAATTGATACATATAGAGCTTCTGGGGCTGGTGGTCAACATGTTAATACTACTGATTCAGCAGTAAGAATTACACATTTACCAACAGGAATTGTTGTAACTAGCCAAGATGGAAGATCTCAACACGATAATAAAGATATAGCAATGACAATGTTAAGAGCAAAAGTTTATGAAGCTGAAGTTGAAAAACAACAAGCTCAAGCTGATGCAACAAGAAAAAATGCAGTTGGAACTGGTGCTAGATCTGAAAAAATTAGAACATATAATTACCCACAAAATCGTGTTACTGATCATAGAATCGGTTTAACTTTAAATAAATTAGATCAGGTTATGGAAGGTAATATTGATGAATTTATTATTGCTTTAATTAATGAAGAGCAACGTCAAAAAGTAGCTGAACAATTAAAAAACAATGAATAA
- the prmC gene encoding peptide chain release factor N(5)-glutamine methyltransferase, translating into MNKTIFNILKELQQTNISLNKADVYHILEHILNKNYQWIVSNLDYVLTKKQLYKLDQIWKLLEKKYPLAYILKNKYFYSNNFFINKDVLIPRSESELIIDYVSEFIKNNNNLLIVDLCTGSGCLGISCALLNKQNKVILTDISYKALKVANKNIKRFNLKNTTCLSGDFINVLIKDNIKANVIISNPPYIDINDQNLDKNVIEYEPSIALFAPNKGLYFYEILIKNIDKIVDVNKKFLIVLEFGWLQKDSIEQLLIKNCLKYNWDFKKDYNNYWRNLIIKNF; encoded by the coding sequence ATGAATAAAACTATTTTTAATATTTTAAAAGAGCTACAACAAACTAACATCAGTCTGAATAAGGCTGATGTTTATCATATTTTAGAACATATTTTAAATAAAAATTACCAATGAATTGTTAGTAATTTAGATTATGTTTTAACAAAAAAACAACTTTATAAATTAGATCAAATCTGAAAATTATTAGAAAAAAAATATCCTTTAGCATACATTTTAAAAAATAAATATTTTTATTCAAATAATTTTTTTATCAATAAAGATGTTTTAATTCCTAGAAGTGAATCAGAACTAATAATTGATTATGTTAGTGAGTTTATTAAAAATAATAATAATTTATTAATAGTTGATTTATGTACTGGTAGTGGGTGTTTAGGAATAAGTTGTGCTTTATTAAATAAACAAAATAAAGTGATTTTAACTGATATTTCATATAAGGCATTAAAAGTAGCAAATAAAAATATTAAAAGATTTAATTTAAAAAATACTACTTGTTTATCTGGTGATTTTATTAATGTTTTAATTAAAGATAATATTAAAGCAAATGTAATTATTTCTAATCCTCCATATATAGATATAAATGATCAAAATTTAGATAAAAACGTTATAGAATATGAACCAAGTATTGCTTTATTTGCACCAAACAAAGGTTTGTATTTTTATGAAATTCTAATTAAAAATATAGATAAAATAGTTGATGTTAATAAAAAGTTTTTAATAGTTTTAGAATTTGGATGATTACAAAAAGATTCAATAGAACAATTATTGATTAAGAATTGTTTAAAATATAATTGAGATTTTAAAAAAGACTATAACAATTATTGAAGAAATTTAATTATTAAGAATTTTTAA
- a CDS encoding L-threonylcarbamoyladenylate synthase, which yields MLTNIKINKAIKLLKNNQIVILPTDTIYGLSAIYSLENQIKINEVKKADINKPLIVLISSLNQLNDLDILDLTDKDFLLNTDPTTVIFKTTTSSIAIRLVKRDDMKQIINNTGPIISTSVNIHGFDPLTNKKDLINFNQNIEVFFDKELNNKASKIYSSILKKYLR from the coding sequence ATGTTAACAAATATTAAGATAAATAAAGCTATAAAATTGTTAAAAAATAATCAAATAGTTATTTTGCCAACTGATACTATTTATGGACTATCAGCTATTTATAGTTTAGAAAATCAAATCAAGATTAATGAGGTTAAAAAAGCTGATATAAATAAACCTTTAATAGTTTTAATATCTAGTTTAAATCAATTAAATGATTTAGATATTCTAGATTTAACTGATAAAGATTTTTTATTAAATACTGATCCAACAACTGTTATTTTTAAAACAACTACATCAAGTATTGCTATTAGATTAGTTAAAAGAGATGATATGAAACAAATTATTAATAATACTGGTCCTATTATTTCAACAAGTGTTAATATACATGGTTTTGATCCTTTAACTAATAAAAAAGATTTAATTAATTTTAATCAAAATATAGAAGTTTTTTTTGATAAAGAACTTAATAATAAAGCATCAAAAATTTATAGTAGTATTTTAAAAAAATATTTAAGATAA